A window of Pseudodesulfovibrio hydrargyri contains these coding sequences:
- a CDS encoding GNAT family N-acetyltransferase — MDTTTREDDAREDMREVRISSGITPDDVETILNMAASSGLFSADAMLSAEDMAWDCAYGNGEEAQTFLLAKVCDAGGERIIGFLCYGPIMYWPGEFELYGITVDPEFRRLGIGSALVAEMTRRAVGELGRSIFLETGEGRAFENARQFYEANGFSVQRRFCKQFIPMDGGLVYRLNIDEDDADNNYQ; from the coding sequence ATGGACACGACTACCAGAGAAGACGACGCCCGCGAGGACATGCGCGAAGTTCGCATCTCCTCGGGCATCACGCCCGACGATGTGGAGACCATCCTGAACATGGCCGCGTCGAGCGGTCTGTTTTCGGCCGACGCCATGCTGTCCGCCGAGGACATGGCCTGGGACTGCGCCTACGGCAACGGCGAGGAGGCACAGACCTTCCTCCTGGCCAAGGTCTGCGACGCCGGGGGCGAGCGGATCATCGGATTCCTCTGCTACGGCCCGATCATGTACTGGCCCGGCGAGTTCGAACTCTACGGCATCACCGTGGATCCCGAGTTCCGCAGGCTGGGCATCGGCTCGGCCCTGGTGGCCGAGATGACCCGGCGGGCCGTCGGGGAGCTGGGCCGATCGATCTTCCTGGAGACCGGCGAGGGACGCGCCTTCGAGAACGCCCGGCAGTTCTACGAGGCCAACGGCTTCTCGGTGCAGCGCCGGTTCTGCAAGCAGTTCATTCCCATGGACGGCGGGCTTGTCTACCGCCTGAACATCGACGAAGACGACGCCGACAACAACTACCAATAG
- a CDS encoding sigma-54 dependent transcriptional regulator has product MRKMLVITRDGSRSEEIGGLFGQEKHTGAVPVSATTAPDREVDTLFVDVESLLGKHTSVAKGLEGLWSQYPSAAIVVLADEANTHHAVDAVKAGAFDYLTRPVEREELDLIVDKVRESDVLKSELDYLRGQFWNEDSLEYVDTRSRAMRDVFVKIRQVAGTRTTVLLTGETGTGKSLIAKLIHAHSNRKSQPFISVHCGAIPDTLVESELFGHEKGAFTGAVRRKLGKFELAHGGTIFLDEIGTVSQSVQVKLLNVIQERFIQRVGGESDIPVDVRIIAATNEDMQELCERGKFRRDLFYRLNVFPIRIPPLRERREDIPRLSEAFIQQFNGLLNTEVKGIHPQVLDRLLEYEWPGNVRELENVIERACILETGEVLLPESFPPDLLDTQGEVVTSPVRTSLPLKEARRITVDRFERQYLSSLLEQCNGVVKDAAGRAGVTTRQLSKLMGRHGLDKMDFRKRNQ; this is encoded by the coding sequence ATGCGTAAAATGCTCGTCATCACCCGGGACGGGAGCCGGTCGGAGGAGATCGGCGGCCTGTTCGGCCAGGAAAAGCACACGGGGGCGGTCCCGGTTTCCGCAACCACGGCCCCGGACCGCGAGGTGGACACCCTGTTCGTGGACGTGGAGTCCCTGCTGGGCAAGCACACCTCCGTGGCCAAGGGCCTGGAGGGGCTGTGGTCGCAGTACCCGTCGGCGGCCATCGTGGTCCTGGCGGACGAGGCCAACACCCACCACGCCGTGGACGCGGTCAAGGCCGGGGCGTTCGACTACCTGACCCGGCCCGTGGAGCGAGAGGAGCTGGACCTGATCGTGGACAAGGTCCGCGAATCCGACGTGCTCAAGTCCGAACTCGACTATTTGCGCGGCCAGTTCTGGAACGAGGACTCGCTGGAATACGTGGACACCCGCAGCCGGGCCATGCGCGACGTGTTCGTCAAGATCCGCCAGGTGGCCGGGACCCGGACCACCGTGCTGCTCACGGGCGAGACCGGCACGGGCAAGTCGCTCATCGCCAAGCTCATCCACGCCCACTCCAACCGCAAGAGCCAGCCGTTCATCAGCGTGCACTGCGGGGCCATCCCGGACACCCTGGTGGAGAGCGAGCTGTTCGGCCACGAGAAGGGGGCGTTCACCGGCGCTGTCCGACGCAAGCTCGGCAAGTTCGAGCTGGCCCACGGGGGCACGATCTTCCTGGATGAGATCGGCACGGTCTCCCAGTCGGTCCAGGTCAAGCTCCTGAACGTCATCCAGGAACGATTCATCCAGCGCGTGGGCGGCGAGTCCGACATCCCGGTGGACGTGCGCATTATCGCGGCCACCAACGAGGACATGCAGGAGCTGTGCGAACGCGGCAAGTTCCGGCGCGACCTGTTCTACCGGCTGAACGTCTTTCCCATCCGCATCCCCCCGCTCAGGGAGCGGCGCGAGGACATCCCAAGGCTGTCCGAGGCCTTCATCCAGCAGTTCAACGGGCTGCTCAACACCGAGGTCAAGGGCATCCACCCGCAGGTCCTGGACCGGCTATTGGAATACGAATGGCCGGGCAACGTGCGCGAACTCGAGAACGTCATCGAGCGTGCCTGCATCCTGGAGACCGGGGAAGTGCTTCTGCCCGAAAGCTTTCCGCCGGACCTCCTGGACACCCAGGGAGAGGTGGTCACTTCGCCGGTCCGGACCAGCCTGCCGCTCAAGGAGGCAAGGCGCATCACCGTGGACCGGTTCGAGCGCCAGTATCTGTCGAGCCTGCTGGAGCAGTGCAACGGCGTGGTCAAGGACGCGGCCGGACGGGCGGGCGTGACCACCCGGCAGCTGTCCAAGCTGATGGGCCGCCACGGCCTGGACAAGATGGACTTCCGAAAGAGGAATCAGTAG
- the glgP gene encoding alpha-glucan family phosphorylase, with protein sequence MDTSWLFEVSWEVCNKVGGIYTVISSKAPQAMAAFDNRYVAVGPLLDRNPGFIEEKPPKTIGPALERLKAWGVETATGRWDIPGKPLVLLVGFRNAFPNHDKLLFQLWNDYGVDSMAGGWDYIEPVLFSSAAAMAIKEISEDVGDGEDVYAHFHEWMSGAGVLYLKKQAPSVSTVLTTHATMLGRAMSGAGVDIYKRLEEIEPSQEAKAFGVTAKHSMESVSAREADCFTTVSNITRREASNLLGTNPAVVTVNGFNLKGFAEPQAVAATRKSSREQLLDLAARFLERDLAPDKTLLVATSGRYEFHNKGIDLLLDGLADLDEELAKAGNDTTVVAFLLVSCGYAGFSDEARRRLKQERYDIEKYAGISTHHLGDADHDPVVMKCRERKLDNGPGNRCCVIFIPVYLDGNDGVLNLEYYDALAGMDLTAFPSFYEPWGYTPMESAAFAVPTITSDRAGFGQWIMEKHPQGHPGVHVLNRLEDDYETTRENLTRFLADFTRWTPKERASRSAEARRIAEEATWVHFYPRYLEAYEYAADIRTERIAGVQRMATAPGAEISFSGVNTTQPRLRSFTVVTELPEQLARLRDVAENLWWVWHRDSQELFEWMDADKWHGSGHNPVLFLDTMRSDRLDELAGDPEFIGRLDSVLERFDAYMAQSADADVQGITWKNPVAYFSMEFGLHESIPVYSGGLGLLSGDHIKSASDLNLPFIGISLLYKNGFFHQRINGNGDQVVEYHQNDFATMPITPLQKDDAEKVMITVNLPGRTVYAQIWEVHVGRARLYLLDTDVVENSRSDRDITSKLYDPTSKGRIEQEIILGVGGVRLLTALNVTPSVYHLNEGHSAFLLFERIRHLMLMDGTDFATAKEIVRGNTVFTMHTPVPAGNERFEKSLVENYFRGYADEMGVPWDGLWNLGHIYAEEADHLNMTVLALHLSCKRNGVSRLHGDVSRRMWQDLWRGFILSEIPVGHVTNGVHITSWLDERVRHDIEESCSLSVHRELIEKNDWECLDGLDDRRLWDTHVALKHRLYDEVRRSIANQWTREGEPPNRLHTFLSELNPDHLTLCFARRCTAYKRPTLLFHNLQRAKEILANADRPVNIIFAGKAHPADTMGASYINLICRLAKQDDFLGRVIFLESYDIRLARLLVSGADVWLNNPTRLMEASGTSGMKAAVNGVPNCSILDGWWDEAFDGQNGWAVGSGLVYQSQVNQDIVDADNLYATLASEVVPEFYDRGGDGVPHAWLRRMKASMKTAFREYGTHRMVRDYIDGMYLPAIELAKLRSRNHNELALSLGEWRTRVPGRFATVNIKEVQVEGISGDVFRLGSKLTVSAKVDRGQLLTEEIVVEFVAATPDEETVLDCIPMQLKHSEGSTLLYKATYSPSESGPVRYGVRVLPTHPGVANKCDPRLIRWS encoded by the coding sequence ATGGACACAAGTTGGCTGTTCGAAGTTTCCTGGGAAGTGTGCAACAAGGTCGGCGGCATCTACACCGTCATCAGCAGCAAGGCTCCGCAGGCCATGGCCGCCTTCGACAACCGATACGTAGCCGTGGGCCCGCTGCTTGACCGTAATCCCGGGTTCATCGAGGAGAAGCCGCCCAAGACGATCGGCCCGGCCCTGGAGCGGCTCAAGGCCTGGGGCGTGGAGACCGCCACCGGCCGATGGGACATCCCCGGCAAGCCGCTGGTCCTGCTCGTCGGCTTCCGCAACGCCTTCCCGAACCACGACAAGCTCCTGTTCCAGCTGTGGAACGACTACGGCGTGGACTCCATGGCGGGCGGCTGGGACTATATCGAGCCGGTCCTGTTCTCCTCGGCCGCGGCCATGGCCATCAAGGAGATCAGCGAGGACGTGGGCGACGGCGAGGACGTCTACGCCCACTTCCACGAATGGATGTCCGGCGCGGGCGTGCTCTACCTGAAGAAGCAGGCACCCTCGGTGTCCACGGTCCTGACCACCCACGCGACCATGCTCGGCCGGGCCATGTCCGGGGCGGGCGTGGACATCTACAAACGGCTGGAGGAGATCGAGCCGTCCCAGGAGGCCAAGGCCTTCGGGGTCACGGCCAAACACTCCATGGAATCGGTCTCGGCCCGCGAGGCGGACTGCTTCACCACGGTCTCCAACATTACCCGCCGCGAGGCCTCCAACCTGCTCGGCACCAACCCGGCCGTGGTCACGGTCAACGGCTTCAACCTCAAGGGATTCGCCGAGCCCCAGGCCGTGGCCGCCACCCGCAAGAGTTCGCGCGAGCAGCTCCTGGACCTGGCCGCCCGGTTCCTGGAGCGCGACCTGGCTCCGGACAAGACCCTGCTGGTGGCGACCAGCGGGCGCTATGAATTTCACAACAAGGGCATCGACCTGCTCCTGGACGGACTGGCCGACCTGGATGAGGAACTGGCCAAGGCGGGCAACGACACCACCGTGGTCGCCTTCCTGCTGGTCTCCTGCGGCTACGCCGGGTTCAGCGACGAGGCGAGGCGCCGTCTGAAGCAGGAGCGCTACGACATCGAGAAGTACGCCGGGATCAGCACCCACCACCTGGGCGACGCGGACCACGACCCCGTGGTCATGAAGTGCCGCGAGCGCAAGCTGGACAACGGCCCCGGAAACCGCTGCTGCGTCATCTTCATCCCGGTCTACCTGGACGGCAACGACGGCGTGCTCAACCTGGAATACTACGACGCCCTGGCCGGCATGGACCTGACCGCCTTCCCGTCCTTCTACGAGCCGTGGGGCTATACCCCCATGGAGAGCGCGGCCTTTGCCGTGCCGACCATCACCTCGGACCGGGCCGGGTTCGGCCAGTGGATCATGGAGAAGCATCCCCAGGGCCACCCGGGCGTGCACGTCCTCAACCGGCTGGAGGACGACTACGAGACCACGCGCGAAAACCTGACCCGCTTTCTGGCCGACTTCACCCGCTGGACGCCCAAGGAGCGGGCCTCGCGCAGCGCAGAGGCCCGCAGGATCGCCGAGGAGGCCACCTGGGTCCACTTCTACCCGCGCTACCTGGAGGCCTACGAATACGCGGCCGACATCCGCACCGAGCGCATAGCGGGCGTGCAGCGCATGGCCACCGCGCCCGGGGCCGAGATCAGCTTCTCGGGCGTGAACACCACCCAACCCAGGCTGCGTTCCTTCACCGTGGTCACCGAACTGCCCGAACAGCTCGCCCGGCTGCGCGACGTGGCTGAAAACCTCTGGTGGGTCTGGCACCGCGACTCCCAGGAACTGTTCGAATGGATGGACGCGGACAAATGGCACGGCAGCGGCCACAACCCGGTCCTGTTCCTGGACACCATGCGCAGCGACCGGCTGGACGAACTGGCGGGCGACCCGGAATTCATCGGCCGCCTGGACTCGGTCCTGGAACGGTTCGACGCCTACATGGCCCAGAGCGCGGACGCGGACGTGCAGGGCATCACCTGGAAGAACCCGGTTGCCTACTTCTCCATGGAGTTCGGCTTGCACGAGTCCATCCCGGTCTACTCCGGCGGCCTGGGGCTGCTGTCCGGCGACCACATCAAGTCGGCCAGCGACCTGAACCTGCCGTTCATCGGCATCTCCCTGTTGTACAAGAACGGCTTCTTCCACCAGCGGATCAACGGCAACGGCGACCAGGTGGTCGAGTACCACCAGAACGATTTCGCGACCATGCCCATCACCCCGCTGCAGAAGGACGACGCCGAAAAGGTCATGATCACCGTGAACCTGCCGGGCCGCACCGTGTACGCCCAGATCTGGGAGGTTCATGTGGGCCGGGCCCGGCTCTACCTGCTCGATACGGACGTGGTCGAGAACTCGCGTTCGGACCGCGACATCACCTCCAAGCTCTACGACCCGACCTCCAAGGGGCGCATCGAGCAGGAGATCATCCTCGGCGTGGGCGGCGTGCGCCTGCTGACCGCCCTGAACGTGACCCCGTCGGTCTACCACCTCAACGAGGGCCACTCCGCCTTCCTGCTCTTCGAGCGCATCCGCCACCTCATGCTCATGGACGGAACCGACTTCGCCACGGCCAAGGAGATCGTCCGGGGCAACACCGTGTTCACCATGCATACCCCGGTGCCCGCGGGCAACGAACGGTTCGAGAAGTCCCTGGTGGAGAACTACTTCCGGGGCTACGCCGACGAGATGGGCGTGCCCTGGGACGGGCTGTGGAACCTCGGGCACATCTACGCCGAGGAGGCCGACCACCTGAACATGACCGTGCTCGCCCTGCACCTCTCCTGCAAACGCAACGGCGTGTCCCGGCTGCACGGCGACGTGTCCCGGCGCATGTGGCAGGACCTGTGGCGCGGCTTCATCCTGAGCGAGATCCCGGTGGGCCACGTGACCAACGGCGTGCACATCACCTCCTGGCTGGACGAGCGCGTCCGCCACGACATCGAGGAGTCCTGCAGCCTGTCCGTGCACCGCGAGCTCATCGAGAAAAATGACTGGGAGTGCCTGGACGGCCTGGACGACCGGCGGCTGTGGGACACCCATGTTGCCCTCAAGCACCGGCTGTACGACGAGGTGCGCCGGTCCATCGCCAACCAGTGGACCCGCGAGGGCGAGCCGCCCAACCGGCTGCACACCTTCCTGAGCGAGCTCAACCCGGACCACCTGACCCTGTGCTTCGCAAGGAGGTGCACGGCCTACAAGCGGCCCACCCTGCTCTTCCACAACCTGCAGCGGGCCAAGGAGATTCTGGCCAACGCGGATCGCCCGGTGAACATCATCTTCGCGGGCAAGGCCCACCCGGCCGACACCATGGGCGCGAGCTACATCAACCTCATCTGCCGGCTGGCCAAGCAGGACGACTTCCTGGGACGGGTCATCTTCCTGGAGAGCTACGACATCCGCCTGGCCCGCCTGCTGGTGTCCGGCGCGGACGTATGGCTGAACAACCCGACCCGGCTCATGGAGGCAAGCGGCACCAGCGGCATGAAGGCCGCGGTCAACGGCGTGCCCAACTGCTCCATCCTGGACGGCTGGTGGGACGAGGCCTTTGACGGCCAAAACGGATGGGCCGTGGGCAGCGGGCTGGTGTATCAGAGCCAGGTCAACCAGGACATCGTGGACGCGGACAACCTCTACGCCACCCTGGCGTCCGAGGTGGTTCCCGAGTTCTACGACCGGGGCGGCGACGGCGTGCCCCACGCCTGGCTGCGCCGCATGAAGGCGTCCATGAAGACCGCCTTCAGGGAGTACGGCACCCACCGCATGGTCCGCGACTACATCGACGGCATGTACCTGCCCGCCATCGAGCTGGCCAAACTGCGCTCCAGAAACCACAACGAGCTGGCCCTGAGCCTGGGCGAATGGCGCACGCGCGTTCCCGGCCGGTTCGCCACGGTGAACATCAAGGAGGTCCAGGTGGAGGGCATCAGTGGCGACGTGTTCCGGCTGGGCAGCAAGCTGACCGTGTCCGCCAAGGTGGACCGGGGTCAACTGCTGACCGAGGAGATCGTGGTCGAATTCGTGGCCGCCACCCCGGACGAGGAGACCGTCCTGGACTGCATCCCCATGCAGCTCAAGCACAGCGAGGGCTCCACCCTGCTCTACAAGGCCACCTACAGCCCGTCCGAGTCCGGCCCGGTGCGCTACGGCGTCCGCGTCCTCCCCACTCACCCGGGCGTCGCCAACAAATGCGATCCTAGGCTGATACGTTGGAGCTAG
- a CDS encoding glycoside hydrolase family 57 protein, which yields MISVCFYFQVHQPMRLDKDYSFFRMGRSHHYRDEAANREIMRKVADKCYLPANRMMLDLIELHKGRFRISYAITGVAMEQFQEFCPEVLDSFRALADTGCVEFIGETHYHSLAFLFSKEEFRRQVKMHSRILEEFFGAKPVTFRNTELIYNNDLALEIEKMGYRAILAEGADQVLGWRSSNFVYQPAGCSKLKALLKNYRLSDDVAFRFSDRGWSEWPVTVEKYADWVHKVAGNGEILNLFMDYETIGEHQWADTGIFEFFRSLPEAVLSRGDFAFETPGEAAAHLDPMAQLDVPYFTSWADLERDVTAWLGNPMQDQAAELAYALEDRVLDSGDEDIIATWRELLTSDHFYYMCTKWFSDGDVHKYFNPYETPHQAFITYMNVLNDLALRLDGADRRQG from the coding sequence ATGATATCCGTCTGCTTCTACTTCCAGGTCCACCAGCCCATGCGCCTGGACAAGGACTACTCCTTCTTCCGGATGGGCCGCAGCCACCACTACCGCGACGAGGCCGCCAACCGCGAGATCATGCGCAAGGTGGCCGACAAGTGCTATCTGCCCGCCAACCGGATGATGCTCGACCTCATCGAGCTGCACAAGGGCAGGTTCCGCATCTCCTACGCCATCACCGGCGTGGCCATGGAGCAGTTCCAGGAGTTCTGCCCCGAGGTCCTGGACTCGTTCCGGGCCCTGGCCGACACCGGGTGCGTGGAGTTCATCGGCGAGACCCACTACCACTCCCTGGCCTTCCTCTTCTCCAAGGAGGAGTTCCGCCGCCAGGTGAAGATGCACAGCCGCATCCTCGAGGAGTTCTTCGGGGCCAAACCCGTGACCTTCCGCAACACCGAGCTGATCTACAACAACGACCTGGCCCTGGAGATCGAGAAGATGGGCTACAGGGCCATCCTGGCCGAGGGCGCGGACCAGGTCCTGGGCTGGCGCTCGTCCAACTTCGTGTACCAGCCCGCGGGCTGCTCCAAGCTCAAGGCCCTGCTCAAGAACTACCGCCTGTCCGACGACGTGGCCTTCCGCTTCTCGGACCGGGGGTGGAGCGAATGGCCCGTGACCGTGGAGAAATACGCGGACTGGGTGCACAAGGTGGCGGGCAACGGCGAGATCCTCAACCTGTTCATGGACTACGAGACCATCGGCGAGCACCAGTGGGCCGACACCGGCATCTTCGAATTCTTCCGGAGCCTGCCCGAGGCGGTCCTGTCCCGGGGCGACTTCGCCTTCGAGACGCCCGGCGAGGCCGCCGCGCACCTGGACCCCATGGCCCAGCTCGACGTGCCCTACTTCACCTCCTGGGCCGACCTGGAGCGCGACGTGACCGCCTGGCTGGGCAACCCCATGCAGGATCAGGCTGCCGAGCTGGCCTACGCCCTGGAGGACAGGGTCCTGGACTCCGGGGACGAGGATATCATCGCCACCTGGCGCGAACTGTTGACCAGCGACCATTTCTACTACATGTGCACCAAATGGTTTTCCGACGGCGACGTGCATAAGTATTTCAACCCCTATGAAACCCCGCACCAGGCGTTCATCACCTACATGAACGTGCTCAACGACCTCGCCCTCCGGCTGGACGGCGCGGACCGACGGCAGGGTTAG
- a CDS encoding glycosyltransferase family 4 protein, with protein MRVLMFGWEFPPYISGGLGTACFGLTKGLSHFGTDILFVLPKLDSDEQARHLTLVGANRLRAKVGVSEIRKLQERLSVLEVLSPLRPYLTETEYRSLLERNELVTAEDIFGELANDFSGGYGENLMAEIVRYSLIGAHLGLTEKFDVIHAHDWLTAPAGIEAKRVSGKPLVVHAHALEFDRSGEHVNQRVYDIERAGFEAADRIIAVSHFTKETIVNRYSIDPAKITVVHNAVEKDRRLGQLRVQKPFKEKLVLFLGRITFQKGPDYFVEAAAKVLEKHNDVRFAMAGTGDMFPRMVERMAELRMGDRFHFTGFVRGTDVERIYAMSDLYVMPSVSEPFGITPLEAMVFDVPCIVSKQSGVAEILEDAVKVDFWDVDRLAFEIGDILTDEKRARTLVEHGRETLKKIQWDRAAEKVLDVYRQLTGGRS; from the coding sequence ATGCGCGTACTCATGTTCGGGTGGGAATTCCCGCCATACATCTCCGGCGGCCTGGGCACGGCCTGCTTCGGCCTGACCAAGGGACTGTCCCACTTCGGGACCGACATCCTGTTCGTCCTGCCCAAGCTCGATTCCGACGAGCAGGCGCGCCACCTGACCCTGGTCGGGGCCAACCGGCTGCGCGCCAAGGTCGGCGTGTCCGAGATCCGCAAGCTCCAGGAACGGTTGTCCGTGCTCGAGGTACTCTCCCCTCTGCGCCCCTACCTGACCGAGACCGAATACCGCTCCCTGCTGGAGCGGAACGAACTGGTCACGGCCGAGGACATCTTCGGCGAGCTCGCGAACGACTTCTCGGGCGGCTACGGCGAAAACCTCATGGCCGAGATTGTGCGTTACAGCCTGATCGGCGCGCACCTGGGGTTGACCGAGAAGTTCGACGTCATCCACGCCCACGACTGGCTGACCGCCCCGGCGGGCATCGAGGCCAAGCGCGTCTCGGGCAAGCCGCTGGTGGTCCACGCCCACGCGCTCGAATTCGACCGCTCGGGCGAGCACGTCAACCAGCGGGTCTACGACATAGAGCGGGCCGGGTTCGAGGCGGCCGACCGGATCATCGCGGTCAGCCACTTCACCAAGGAGACCATCGTCAACCGCTACTCCATAGACCCGGCCAAGATCACCGTGGTCCACAACGCCGTGGAAAAGGACCGGCGGCTGGGCCAGCTGCGCGTGCAGAAGCCGTTCAAGGAGAAGCTGGTCCTCTTCCTGGGCCGGATCACCTTCCAGAAGGGGCCGGACTACTTCGTGGAGGCCGCGGCCAAGGTCCTGGAAAAGCACAACGACGTGCGTTTCGCCATGGCCGGGACCGGCGACATGTTCCCGCGCATGGTCGAGCGCATGGCCGAGTTGAGGATGGGCGACCGCTTCCACTTCACCGGCTTCGTGCGCGGGACCGACGTGGAGCGCATCTACGCCATGAGCGACCTGTACGTCATGCCCAGCGTGTCCGAGCCGTTCGGCATCACCCCGCTGGAGGCCATGGTCTTCGACGTGCCGTGCATCGTGTCCAAGCAGTCCGGCGTGGCCGAGATCCTGGAGGACGCGGTCAAGGTGGACTTCTGGGACGTGGACCGGCTGGCCTTCGAGATCGGGGACATCCTGACCGACGAGAAACGGGCCCGGACCCTGGTCGAGCACGGCCGGGAAACCCTCAAGAAGATCCAATGGGACCGGGCCGCCGAAAAGGTTCTCGACGTGTACCGGCAACTCACCGGAGGGCGCTCATGA
- a CDS encoding amylo-alpha-1,6-glucosidase, protein MLHISRDDCVNTETATRKEWIDANGLGGYASSTVINCHTRKYHGLLVAALKQPKGRFVLLSKLETSVLANDREFLLSSNKYPGVYHPTGHQFADGFDQGLYPSTTYRIGDALIRKSFLMVHGKNTVLVCFELLEGKVKPALRLRPLLPYRDIHKLTRENMFLRPKSYPEKNGRKIQPYESMPPLYMGTNRASEFFPGPKWVYNVEYLMERARGFDYQEDLFCPGMFETTLEKGKPVIFAASVEPLGNLERLRKKEIARREAEFEACKDRSKSVQWLKYFSGQFLIRNASGFASVIAGYHWFGEWGRDTMISLPGLTFHAGRREFGEEVLAAYAGLARDGLLPNYLDQNSDHLAYNSVDASLWFFWAVQEYLKARGSKKFVMDKVYPALRDIVAAHLDGRVPLCGLDQDGLLFAGNEHTQLTWMDAQAYGRPVTPRHGAAVEINALWYNALRFFLELAESEDDVLAGRALEAADRLQAHFVPRFWNDRDNCLSDVVNEHGQDRRIRPNQIFALSLPHSMLDTARMRAVIGVVQAHLLTPYGLRTLSPRDPDYSPYYKGDADARDSAYHQGMVWPWLAGHFGQALLRQAEDRAGAKAFLRKYFKPILRGFPEDFCISAVPELYTGNPPHEPKGAVAQAWSMAEAVRLNKLLKEK, encoded by the coding sequence ATGCTGCACATTTCCAGAGACGACTGCGTCAACACCGAGACGGCGACCCGGAAGGAATGGATCGACGCCAACGGGCTGGGCGGATACGCGTCCAGCACGGTCATCAATTGCCACACCCGGAAATACCACGGCCTGCTGGTCGCGGCCCTCAAACAACCCAAGGGACGGTTCGTCCTGCTCTCCAAGCTGGAAACCTCGGTCCTGGCCAACGACCGCGAATTCCTGCTCTCGTCCAACAAGTATCCGGGCGTGTACCATCCCACCGGGCACCAGTTCGCGGACGGCTTCGACCAGGGCCTCTATCCGTCCACGACCTACCGCATCGGCGACGCACTCATCCGCAAATCCTTTCTCATGGTCCACGGCAAGAACACCGTGCTGGTCTGCTTCGAACTGCTCGAGGGCAAGGTCAAACCCGCCCTGCGCCTGCGTCCGCTGCTGCCCTACCGGGACATCCACAAGCTGACCCGCGAGAACATGTTCCTGCGGCCCAAGTCCTACCCCGAAAAGAATGGCCGCAAGATCCAGCCCTACGAGTCCATGCCGCCCCTGTACATGGGTACCAACCGCGCCTCGGAGTTCTTCCCCGGCCCCAAGTGGGTCTACAACGTCGAATACCTCATGGAGCGGGCGCGCGGCTTCGACTACCAGGAGGACCTGTTCTGCCCCGGCATGTTCGAGACCACTCTTGAAAAGGGCAAGCCCGTGATCTTCGCCGCGTCCGTGGAGCCGCTGGGCAACCTGGAGCGGTTGCGCAAGAAGGAGATCGCCCGGCGCGAGGCCGAATTCGAGGCCTGCAAGGACCGCAGCAAGTCCGTGCAGTGGCTCAAGTATTTCTCCGGGCAGTTCCTGATCCGCAACGCCTCGGGATTCGCCTCGGTCATCGCGGGGTACCACTGGTTCGGCGAGTGGGGCCGCGACACCATGATCAGCCTGCCCGGCCTGACCTTCCACGCCGGGCGCAGGGAGTTCGGCGAGGAGGTCCTGGCCGCCTACGCCGGGCTGGCCCGCGACGGGCTGCTGCCCAACTACCTGGACCAGAACTCCGACCACCTGGCCTACAATTCGGTGGACGCCTCCCTGTGGTTCTTCTGGGCCGTGCAGGAATACCTCAAGGCCCGGGGCAGCAAAAAATTCGTCATGGACAAGGTCTACCCGGCCCTGCGCGACATCGTGGCCGCCCACCTGGACGGCCGCGTGCCCCTGTGCGGGCTCGACCAGGACGGCCTGCTGTTCGCGGGCAACGAGCACACCCAGCTGACCTGGATGGACGCCCAGGCCTACGGCCGCCCGGTCACCCCGCGCCATGGGGCGGCCGTGGAGATCAACGCCCTGTGGTACAACGCGCTGCGCTTCTTCCTGGAACTGGCCGAAAGCGAGGACGACGTCCTGGCCGGGCGGGCCCTTGAGGCCGCCGACCGGCTCCAGGCCCACTTCGTCCCCCGGTTCTGGAACGACCGCGACAACTGCCTGAGCGACGTGGTCAACGAACACGGACAGGACCGGCGCATCCGGCCCAACCAGATCTTCGCCCTGTCCCTGCCGCACTCCATGCTCGACACCGCCCGCATGCGGGCGGTCATCGGCGTGGTCCAGGCGCATCTGCTGACCCCGTACGGCCTGCGCACCCTGTCGCCCCGCGACCCGGACTATTCGCCCTACTACAAGGGCGACGCCGACGCCCGCGACTCCGCCTACCACCAGGGCATGGTCTGGCCCTGGCTGGCCGGGCACTTCGGCCAGGCCCTGCTGCGCCAGGCCGAGGACCGCGCCGGGGCCAAGGCGTTCCTGCGCAAGTACTTCAAGCCGATCCTGCGCGGCTTCCCCGAAGACTTCTGCATCAGCGCGGTGCCGGAACTGTACACGGGCAACCCGCCGCATGAGCCCAAGGGGGCCGTGGCCCAGGCGTGGTCCATGGCCGAGGCCGTCCGCCTGAACAAGCTCCTCAAGGAGAAGTAG